A genome region from Sporosarcina sp. ANT_H38 includes the following:
- a CDS encoding phosphate ABC transporter substrate-binding protein — MISLKRVKTAILMLSLVAVLSACTSNEEPNEKASKGSGATVSISGSTSVGPLAEKLAHAYSEQDNTKIEINQIGSSAGITNAISGVSEIGMSSRDLKEEERASGLKEIVIAYDGIVVVTHPTNKVKDLTIEEVKKIFTGKVTNWKELGGDDLEIVVVSREDGSGSRDAFQEIVDYSSGELIRNAIIASGNGNIKTTVGNNKHAVGFVSFEYIDESISTIDINGVAATAENVLKKQYNLSRPFLFVHKEGQLTEAGQQFIDFILSEDGQLIAAEAGAIPIK, encoded by the coding sequence ATGATCAGTTTGAAAAGAGTGAAAACGGCAATTTTAATGCTGTCTCTAGTTGCTGTACTATCCGCATGTACAAGCAATGAGGAACCTAACGAAAAAGCGTCAAAAGGTAGTGGCGCCACAGTTTCTATTTCAGGATCAACCTCTGTTGGGCCGCTTGCTGAAAAATTGGCTCACGCCTATTCAGAGCAAGACAATACGAAGATTGAAATCAACCAAATTGGTTCATCTGCAGGGATTACCAATGCAATCAGTGGTGTGTCTGAAATCGGTATGTCTTCGCGTGATTTAAAGGAAGAAGAACGAGCCAGTGGATTGAAAGAAATCGTTATTGCTTATGACGGCATTGTCGTAGTGACGCATCCAACTAATAAAGTAAAAGATCTAACGATAGAGGAAGTAAAGAAGATTTTTACAGGTAAAGTGACGAACTGGAAAGAACTTGGTGGAGATGATTTGGAAATTGTTGTTGTCTCTCGTGAGGATGGTTCAGGTTCGCGTGATGCTTTCCAAGAAATTGTCGATTACAGCTCTGGCGAATTAATAAGGAACGCAATTATCGCAAGTGGTAACGGTAATATTAAAACAACAGTAGGGAACAATAAGCATGCAGTGGGCTTTGTTTCATTTGAATATATTGATGAGTCCATTTCGACAATCGATATTAATGGCGTAGCAGCAACAGCAGAAAATGTTCTGAAAAAACAATACAATTTGTCTAGACCCTTCTTATTTGTGCATAAAGAAGGCCAGTTAACAGAAGCTGGTCAACAATTTATAGATTTCATCTTAAGTGAAGATGGACAACTCATTGCAGCAGAAGCAGGAGCCATTCCTATAAAATAA
- a CDS encoding VCBS repeat-containing protein: MDVYYSKATMSQPSIVAFAQGDVTGDGVADYVYLTGIKTPDSPFTQNITLHVKDGRTGVVTNIPLRENVGYNPSLFLGDFTGDGVADILISIATGGSGGIMYYYVVSFVGNKAKLLFDFTIYNDRYQYDVTYQDNYKVEVVSKANNKKYIIDISTKGAEYLAEIYDDNGKLKSPITGFVNPLSGLYPIDFDSNGVYELLAYQKIAGRYNADSLGYILNTLGWKDNRFVLQNQYLAIFGS; the protein is encoded by the coding sequence ATGGATGTATATTATTCTAAGGCTACTATGAGTCAGCCCAGTATTGTTGCGTTTGCTCAGGGAGATGTAACCGGAGATGGAGTAGCTGATTATGTCTATTTAACTGGAATAAAGACTCCAGATAGTCCATTTACTCAAAATATAACCCTTCACGTTAAGGATGGAAGAACTGGCGTGGTAACAAATATCCCACTTCGTGAAAATGTAGGGTATAATCCTTCCTTATTCTTGGGTGATTTTACTGGGGATGGTGTAGCTGATATTTTAATAAGTATTGCTACAGGTGGTAGTGGTGGAATTATGTACTATTATGTTGTTTCCTTTGTTGGTAATAAAGCAAAATTACTTTTTGATTTTACTATTTATAATGATCGATACCAATATGATGTTACTTATCAAGACAACTACAAAGTTGAAGTTGTTAGCAAGGCAAATAATAAAAAGTACATTATCGATATATCTACAAAAGGTGCTGAGTATTTAGCTGAAATATATGATGACAATGGGAAACTAAAAAGTCCGATAACTGGTTTTGTGAACCCTTTGAGTGGCTTATATCCAATAGATTTTGATTCAAATGGAGTTTATGAGCTTTTAGCCTATCAAAAAATTGCTGGAAGATATAATGCAGATTCTTTAGGATATATTTTGAACACTTTAGGATGGAAAGATAATCGATTTGTTTTGCAAAATCAGTATTTAGCTATTTTTGGATCTTAG
- the pstC gene encoding phosphate ABC transporter permease subunit PstC: protein MSIPTTNKQSVAIGKANKRKYMLEKVSSRIFLLCALLSVITLLLIIGFVFYKGAHPFVAEGYSFIDFIFGSDWIPSEDKFGIFPMIVASIYATIGALILGVPIGLFTAIFLAEIASKRVAKIISPAIQLLAGIPSVLYGVFGLAIIVPFLQDTFGLVKGQSLLAVILVLAIMMLPTIVTVAETAIRAVPQTYREGSLALGVSHIGTIFKVIVPAAKSGIMTAVVLGLGRAIGETMAVILVAGNSLIVPTSLTDSVRPLTTNVALEMGYAFGTHQEMLFATGIVLFSFILILNFVLARISAKGGN, encoded by the coding sequence GTGTCTATCCCAACAACTAACAAGCAGTCCGTAGCAATCGGTAAAGCAAATAAAAGGAAGTATATGTTAGAGAAGGTGTCTTCAAGAATATTCTTGCTGTGCGCACTTCTTTCAGTCATCACTTTATTGTTAATCATTGGATTTGTATTTTATAAAGGAGCTCATCCCTTTGTAGCAGAGGGCTATAGCTTTATAGATTTCATCTTTGGTTCTGATTGGATCCCGAGTGAAGATAAATTCGGTATATTCCCAATGATTGTTGCATCCATTTACGCAACAATTGGCGCATTGATTCTTGGGGTTCCTATTGGTTTATTTACAGCTATTTTCTTAGCAGAAATTGCCTCTAAACGGGTAGCTAAAATTATATCACCAGCTATTCAGTTGCTAGCGGGTATCCCATCTGTATTATATGGTGTATTTGGACTTGCAATTATTGTTCCTTTTCTACAGGATACGTTCGGTTTAGTGAAAGGACAAAGCTTATTAGCTGTTATTCTTGTGTTAGCAATCATGATGTTGCCCACAATTGTGACTGTGGCAGAGACGGCGATTCGTGCTGTCCCTCAAACCTATCGTGAAGGATCATTAGCACTTGGCGTATCTCATATTGGGACCATTTTTAAAGTCATTGTACCAGCTGCTAAATCAGGAATTATGACGGCAGTCGTCTTAGGGTTAGGGAGAGCCATTGGGGAAACGATGGCAGTTATTTTAGTGGCTGGTAATAGTTTAATTGTCCCGACGAGCCTAACAGATAGTGTTCGTCCATTGACGACAAATGTTGCTTTAGAAATGGGTTATGCATTTGGTACACATCAGGAAATGTTATTTGCAACGGGAATTGTGTTGTTCTCCTTTATATTAATTTTGAATTTTGTATTGGCCAGAATCAGTGCGAAGGGTGGCAACTAA
- a CDS encoding DUF1659 domain-containing protein: MAATIEFQQAAGKVFFDGGLTEGGKLIRKAKTYRNIKENAPAENLYKALEQLGRLSTLPFIGADIVETSSLID, encoded by the coding sequence ATGGCAGCAACAATCGAATTTCAACAAGCAGCTGGTAAGGTTTTCTTCGACGGCGGTTTGACTGAGGGCGGCAAGCTTATCCGTAAAGCGAAGACGTACCGCAACATCAAGGAAAATGCACCAGCTGAGAACTTGTACAAAGCGCTGGAACAACTTGGTCGGCTTTCAACTCTGCCGTTCATCGGAGCGGATATCGTGGAAACATCGAGTTTGATTGACTAA
- a CDS encoding peptidoglycan DD-metalloendopeptidase family protein: MFSKPCDGRVTSPFGYRIHPISHLRAMHWGVDYANTSSNNTIVAAAAGNVTFAKSKNGYGNTVMIVHSIGGQTFETVYAHLQSFGVKVGQTVKQGEPIGVKGSTGKSTGIHLHFELHTGRWNNKFTNAVDPLHYVVDPKVKQLQSLLVKAGYKIAMDGLNGPATTSAVKSFQQASGLVVDGIIGKLTTAALEKIAKGKVVQVSNPKSEVQ; this comes from the coding sequence ATGTTTAGTAAACCATGCGATGGTCGTGTCACATCACCTTTCGGTTACCGGATCCATCCGATTAGTCATTTACGAGCGATGCACTGGGGTGTGGATTACGCAAATACGTCATCAAACAATACAATCGTTGCTGCAGCTGCTGGGAACGTTACTTTTGCTAAGTCTAAAAATGGGTATGGAAACACAGTAATGATTGTCCACTCCATAGGTGGACAGACGTTTGAAACCGTCTATGCACATCTACAGTCCTTCGGTGTGAAAGTCGGACAGACAGTGAAACAAGGCGAACCTATTGGCGTGAAAGGGTCGACTGGAAAAAGTACAGGGATCCACCTTCATTTCGAGCTCCACACCGGTCGTTGGAATAACAAGTTTACGAATGCAGTTGATCCGTTACATTATGTTGTGGATCCGAAAGTGAAGCAGCTACAAAGCTTGCTCGTCAAAGCAGGTTACAAAATAGCTATGGATGGACTAAACGGGCCCGCTACAACGTCTGCAGTGAAGTCGTTTCAGCAAGCTTCCGGTCTTGTTGTGGACGGAATTATAGGAAAGTTGACGACAGCTGCACTTGAAAAGATAGCGAAGGGTAAAGTAGTCCAAGTCTCGAATCCAAAATCCGAGGTGCAGTAA
- the pstA gene encoding phosphate ABC transporter permease PstA: MRQFKDNLLLGLLWLSAFISVAVLVMIVGFIFYKGFRLISFEFIFGDYSPTGGGGIWPMIVTTIYTIVISLIIATPIGILAAVYLQEYAKQGRLVKIIRFATESLTGIPSIIYGLFGAVFFVTTLKLGMSIIAASLTLSIIVLPVIIRTTEEALKTVPAAYREGSLALGTTKLQTLYKVILPNAMPGILSGIILSVGRIVGESAAIFLTAGTVAAMPGGIFSSARTLTVHSYLVTQESGDIELAAAVGIVLIFIILIINLSATYISKKLNKGSNK; this comes from the coding sequence ATGAGACAATTTAAAGATAACTTGTTACTTGGACTTTTATGGTTATCCGCTTTCATATCGGTTGCTGTCCTCGTCATGATTGTTGGATTCATCTTTTATAAAGGCTTTCGTTTAATCAGTTTTGAATTCATCTTTGGCGATTATTCACCAACTGGCGGCGGTGGTATTTGGCCAATGATTGTAACAACGATCTACACAATTGTTATTTCGTTGATCATTGCAACACCTATTGGGATATTAGCGGCCGTTTACTTGCAAGAATATGCGAAGCAAGGACGATTGGTAAAAATCATACGTTTTGCAACAGAGAGTTTAACAGGAATACCCTCGATTATTTACGGTTTGTTTGGGGCAGTATTCTTTGTAACGACCTTAAAGTTAGGGATGTCGATTATTGCGGCTTCATTAACATTATCGATTATTGTTTTGCCTGTCATCATCCGCACAACCGAAGAAGCCTTAAAAACAGTACCGGCTGCATATCGTGAAGGTTCGTTAGCGCTTGGAACAACGAAGCTGCAAACCTTATATAAGGTGATTTTGCCTAATGCTATGCCGGGGATTTTGTCTGGTATCATCCTTTCTGTTGGACGGATTGTTGGTGAGTCAGCTGCCATCTTCTTAACTGCAGGAACTGTTGCTGCCATGCCAGGGGGGATCTTTTCATCGGCTCGAACGTTAACGGTTCATTCCTACTTAGTGACACAAGAATCGGGAGACATTGAACTTGCTGCAGCAGTGGGTATTGTTCTAATCTTTATTATTTTAATCATCAACCTTTCGGCAACATATATATCGAAAAAATTAAACAAAGGATCCAACAAATAA
- a CDS encoding YsnF/AvaK domain-containing protein, with amino-acid sequence MADKKYVGTFQNETEVLNKIYELKTQGYSDNDIYIVTNDTDKLSIVRGETDVDLRTPKGNLKDKFIAFLTGDESVKGEFTNMGFTEEESNRYFNEVKAGGILLYVDPEYGNLYENTGTEHQAGYTDPNIGSNLVVDNYDNMNIAMDAEREERLQLHEEKLKVDKERYQAGEVNVTKHVVEDTQTVEVPVTREEVYIERRAVTEETAAGEVFDDGENIHIPVMEERIEVTKRPVVKEEIIVGKREVHDTETVSERVRREEADIDRTDDVLNAQERAAIDPLEPNRFERNELKDTPSSNRNRF; translated from the coding sequence ATGGCTGATAAAAAATATGTAGGCACATTCCAAAATGAAACTGAGGTTTTAAATAAGATTTACGAGTTAAAAACACAGGGGTATTCTGATAATGACATTTACATAGTGACAAATGATACGGATAAACTATCGATTGTACGTGGAGAAACAGATGTCGATCTTCGCACACCGAAAGGTAACCTGAAGGACAAATTCATAGCTTTCCTCACCGGAGATGAATCCGTCAAAGGTGAATTCACTAACATGGGGTTCACTGAAGAAGAATCCAACCGCTATTTCAATGAAGTCAAAGCTGGTGGAATTCTGCTTTACGTAGACCCAGAATACGGAAATCTCTATGAAAATACTGGGACGGAACATCAAGCCGGGTATACAGATCCGAACATCGGCTCAAATCTTGTCGTGGATAATTATGATAATATGAATATAGCTATGGATGCAGAACGGGAAGAACGTCTGCAACTGCATGAAGAGAAGCTCAAAGTCGACAAAGAACGCTATCAGGCGGGCGAAGTAAACGTCACTAAGCATGTTGTAGAAGATACACAAACGGTTGAAGTACCCGTTACGCGGGAAGAAGTCTATATTGAACGACGCGCCGTAACTGAAGAGACTGCTGCTGGAGAAGTGTTTGATGATGGCGAAAACATTCATATTCCCGTCATGGAAGAACGAATTGAAGTGACAAAACGTCCTGTTGTCAAAGAAGAAATCATCGTTGGCAAGCGCGAAGTCCATGACACGGAAACGGTCAGTGAAAGAGTGCGTCGTGAAGAAGCGGATATCGACCGGACGGATGATGTATTGAATGCACAAGAGAGAGCAGCCATTGATCCATTGGAACCGAATCGATTTGAGCGTAATGAATTAAAAGACACCCCTTCGAGCAATCGTAATCGATTTTAA
- the phoU gene encoding phosphate signaling complex protein PhoU — MRENFEKNLEELKTKITEMGKLSITALERAVKALKTQDVELAIKTIEGDTAIDKLEMDINQFAIWIMAKEAPISRDLREIIGVLKISSEIERVADFAVNIAKSTIKIGQTTSLLELTHVEKMNELSIEMLRKALQSFLEESMVLAKEVGDLEDEVDQCSRENYKKLTAYLSEHPEETNQLVQLLFVNRYLERTADHITNIAESAAYLIKGQIYDFNS, encoded by the coding sequence ATGCGTGAAAACTTCGAGAAAAACTTAGAGGAATTAAAAACTAAAATCACCGAAATGGGTAAGCTATCCATTACTGCTCTAGAAAGAGCAGTGAAAGCCTTGAAAACACAAGATGTTGAGCTTGCTATTAAAACCATAGAGGGCGATACAGCAATTGATAAACTTGAAATGGATATTAACCAGTTTGCAATTTGGATCATGGCAAAAGAAGCGCCTATTTCGAGGGATTTACGCGAGATTATTGGTGTACTAAAAATTTCATCTGAAATTGAACGGGTTGCGGATTTCGCCGTAAATATTGCAAAATCAACCATTAAGATTGGTCAGACGACCTCTTTACTAGAACTTACACATGTAGAGAAGATGAATGAACTATCAATTGAGATGCTCCGAAAAGCACTTCAATCTTTTTTAGAGGAAAGTATGGTACTTGCTAAAGAAGTTGGGGACTTAGAGGATGAAGTGGATCAATGTAGTCGTGAAAACTATAAGAAACTGACTGCATATCTAAGTGAACATCCAGAAGAAACAAATCAGCTTGTCCAGTTATTGTTTGTAAATCGTTATCTTGAGAGAACAGCAGACCATATTACAAATATAGCTGAGAGTGCGGCATATCTGATTAAAGGTCAGATATATGATTTTAATTCATAA
- a CDS encoding YvrJ family protein, translating to MEQWMSLIQEVGFPIFVSFYLLHRLETKLVAIHDVLVTLKMQ from the coding sequence ATGGAACAATGGATGAGTCTCATACAGGAAGTCGGTTTCCCGATATTCGTATCATTCTATCTTTTGCACCGGCTCGAAACAAAACTCGTCGCAATCCATGATGTGTTAGTTACATTAAAAATGCAGTGA
- a CDS encoding DUF2922 domain-containing protein, whose translation MAKTLQLNFSTASGKKVTLTVDEPRADLTPQSIETAMQEIIDANVFEINGAPLATVVGARVIERNVTELVNG comes from the coding sequence ATGGCTAAAACACTACAATTGAATTTCAGCACAGCAAGTGGAAAAAAGGTGACTCTGACGGTGGATGAACCCCGTGCAGACTTGACACCGCAAAGCATCGAAACTGCGATGCAGGAGATCATTGACGCGAATGTATTCGAAATAAATGGCGCACCACTTGCAACAGTTGTTGGCGCTCGCGTTATTGAACGCAATGTAACAGAACTTGTAAACGGCTAA
- the pstB gene encoding phosphate ABC transporter ATP-binding protein PstB, producing MEQPKVGISKINVTDLNLFYGEKQALFGVDLAIRANEVTALIGPSGCGKSTFLRTLNRMNDLIDGVKITGEVVIDQERIYSSSDVIKLRTKVGMVFQKPNLFPMSIYDNVAYGPRGQGITNKKELNILVEESLRGAAIWEEVKDRLKTSALGLSGGQQQRVCIARAIAMKPDVILMDEPTSALDPISTLKVEELISKLKKEYTIVIVTHNMQQAARISDKTAFFLNGEVVEYDDTDTIFSTPKDQRTEDYVTGRFG from the coding sequence ATGGAGCAACCCAAAGTAGGTATATCGAAAATTAATGTAACGGATTTGAATTTATTCTATGGTGAGAAACAGGCGCTGTTCGGTGTCGATCTTGCTATTCGTGCAAATGAGGTTACTGCTTTAATCGGACCTTCAGGTTGTGGCAAATCCACTTTTTTACGAACATTAAACCGAATGAATGATTTAATTGATGGTGTGAAAATTACAGGTGAAGTTGTCATTGATCAGGAGAGAATTTATAGTTCAAGTGATGTCATCAAATTGCGGACAAAAGTGGGAATGGTATTTCAAAAACCGAATTTATTCCCAATGAGCATTTACGATAATGTTGCCTATGGTCCAAGAGGGCAAGGCATAACGAATAAAAAAGAATTAAATATACTAGTGGAAGAGAGTTTACGCGGGGCTGCAATTTGGGAAGAGGTCAAAGACCGTCTTAAAACATCAGCACTTGGTTTGTCTGGTGGTCAGCAACAACGTGTTTGTATCGCACGTGCCATTGCGATGAAACCAGATGTGATCTTAATGGACGAGCCTACTTCCGCACTCGACCCGATTTCTACGTTGAAAGTTGAAGAACTTATCTCAAAGTTGAAAAAAGAGTATACAATTGTTATTGTTACTCATAACATGCAACAAGCTGCACGAATTTCGGATAAAACAGCCTTTTTCTTAAACGGAGAAGTTGTTGAGTACGATGATACAGATACAATTTTCTCTACGCCTAAGGATCAAAGAACAGAAGATTATGTGACAGGTCGATTTGGATAA
- a CDS encoding NAD(P)-dependent alcohol dehydrogenase, with product MRAAIYESYGTPEVLEIKNVELPSIKDDDRVLIRVHNASVNAFDYLHRKGYLPTRLQNGLTKPKTLLLGLDVSGTVEAVGKNVHKFKVGDHVFGSCLGSHAEYVCPRQSLLSLMPKNTTFAEAAAVPCAAQTALQALRDVAQIKQGQSVLIYGASGGVGHFAVQLARYFGADVTAVCSTSNLQWVKDLGAHYVIDYTKENFADNGKKYDVILDAVGKRTFFSCLRSLTEKGVYITEHLLYPKYHPIQLMISPLISKKKAKVHLAKPTDRDLDFLRGLMEEEIIKPVIEKCYPLDQIVEAHRHVESGRTKGKIVLETN from the coding sequence TTGAGGGCAGCTATTTACGAATCCTATGGTACTCCTGAAGTCCTGGAAATAAAAAATGTCGAACTACCATCCATCAAGGATGATGATAGGGTATTGATAAGAGTGCATAATGCTTCGGTCAATGCATTTGACTATTTGCACCGAAAGGGCTATTTGCCTACTAGGTTACAGAATGGTCTTACAAAGCCCAAAACGCTACTATTGGGCTTAGACGTCTCGGGTACTGTTGAAGCGGTCGGCAAAAATGTACATAAATTTAAGGTTGGCGATCATGTTTTTGGGAGTTGTCTCGGATCCCATGCAGAATATGTCTGCCCTCGTCAGAGTTTACTGAGTCTAATGCCGAAGAACACAACCTTTGCGGAGGCAGCTGCTGTACCTTGTGCTGCTCAAACTGCATTGCAAGCATTGCGAGATGTAGCACAGATAAAGCAAGGCCAAAGCGTCTTGATCTATGGTGCATCAGGTGGCGTTGGGCACTTTGCTGTTCAGCTTGCTAGATACTTTGGGGCTGATGTAACCGCAGTTTGTAGTACTTCGAATCTACAGTGGGTTAAAGATCTTGGAGCACATTACGTGATAGATTATACCAAGGAAAATTTTGCGGATAACGGTAAAAAGTATGATGTCATTCTGGATGCGGTTGGTAAGCGGACTTTCTTCAGTTGTTTGCGTTCTCTAACCGAGAAGGGTGTTTATATTACAGAACACCTACTCTACCCCAAGTATCATCCAATTCAATTGATGATAAGCCCTTTGATTAGTAAGAAGAAAGCGAAGGTGCATCTTGCAAAACCTACTGACAGAGATTTGGACTTTTTACGCGGGCTTATGGAGGAAGAAATAATAAAACCTGTTATTGAGAAGTGCTATCCTTTGGATCAGATCGTAGAGGCTCACAGGCATGTTGAAAGTGGGCGAACAAAAGGGAAGATTGTACTTGAAACAAACTAA
- a CDS encoding polyprenyl synthetase family protein, producing MNEKFKKNADARYRLAEQKAAHYFKSLSEQLVQKMVVPVLIKDIKAWKQHHIHPLPFLSIFSRGKGGADSKGYHSYIQWLNYTGKLDNYLDRSISYIYMRDLGKALDSPDTQTRVRRTVENLKNHLTQSNPGSKLETFSMAGMYRLAQKEGIESTMIWVLDKLKTVTSHIPEGMDAEEAKRKLIKIIAGVILHVIEEMDAEITPEERMWKLDEAIRLGYSYGLTYPFIDDLLDANVLSIQEKKRYSDLIRSTLIAGSVPEWEEWTGKNAELIRFIHSELRDAFEYIKGLQQPETRKSFFEQSYVFFNAQEVDRVKNLSNANYTNEELYIPVILKSSSSRLITRSVISAPEDEGFDNRTFLYGIYNQLADDFADMFDDLNEGRVTPYTYYMKYHDKRADLINPFELYWTVISNLIHNVYNSDSKTREVILDRAINGLKRFKKRMGTKKYNEVMHLFASGNPQFNKVIQSMVRKADDVDFFDKLLRDHMITNLKSERKEQEDFLDTIKTVRNQINDVLPISEIANASLMREPIIEAANYSLQSDGKRLRPIITWVMGVNEYGLNQSSIVPLLRSLEYMHTASLIFDDMPSQDNAPTRRGRQTLHQVYDIATAELTGLFLTQKAVEEQTTLEQYDPKTVLSLIGYSSKIVGDMCRGQAMDLESRDKQLTLEQLNTMCFYKTGIAFEASLLMPAILAKATELEMEALKKFARHAGIAFQIKDDLLDVEGDQNVLGKPSGKDAENNSTTFVSILGVVGARNAMWEHYCFAMETLQEIPRNTTFLKHLLNYLVNRDH from the coding sequence ATGAATGAGAAGTTTAAAAAAAATGCCGATGCACGCTATCGGTTGGCTGAGCAGAAGGCTGCTCATTATTTTAAATCACTTTCTGAACAGCTCGTGCAAAAAATGGTTGTCCCTGTTTTGATAAAAGATATAAAGGCATGGAAGCAGCACCATATTCATCCTCTCCCGTTCTTATCTATTTTTTCGCGTGGAAAGGGAGGAGCTGATTCCAAGGGATATCACAGTTATATCCAATGGTTGAATTACACAGGTAAACTAGATAATTACTTGGATCGGAGTATTTCCTATATTTACATGCGAGATCTGGGCAAAGCCTTGGACTCACCTGACACACAGACCAGGGTTCGACGTACAGTTGAGAATTTAAAAAATCACCTAACTCAATCAAATCCTGGAAGCAAATTGGAGACGTTTAGCATGGCTGGAATGTACCGGCTTGCCCAGAAGGAAGGCATTGAATCCACCATGATCTGGGTGTTGGACAAATTAAAGACTGTAACCTCCCATATTCCAGAGGGGATGGATGCTGAGGAAGCCAAGCGAAAACTTATTAAAATCATAGCAGGGGTAATCCTGCATGTGATTGAAGAAATGGACGCTGAGATTACGCCTGAAGAACGTATGTGGAAACTTGATGAAGCGATTAGGCTTGGGTATTCCTATGGTCTGACGTATCCATTCATTGACGACCTTCTGGATGCCAACGTGTTATCAATTCAAGAGAAAAAACGATATTCCGATTTAATACGGTCCACACTTATCGCAGGATCTGTTCCTGAATGGGAAGAGTGGACTGGGAAAAACGCGGAACTCATTCGATTTATCCATTCGGAGCTCCGTGATGCCTTTGAGTATATTAAGGGCCTTCAGCAGCCAGAGACAAGAAAAAGTTTTTTCGAGCAGTCCTATGTGTTTTTTAATGCACAGGAAGTGGATCGCGTAAAGAATCTATCCAATGCGAATTACACCAATGAAGAGCTTTATATACCTGTCATTTTAAAATCCTCTTCTTCACGATTGATTACCCGTTCAGTAATAAGTGCTCCTGAGGATGAGGGCTTTGACAACCGAACATTCTTATATGGCATTTACAATCAGCTAGCGGATGATTTTGCAGATATGTTTGATGACTTAAATGAAGGAAGAGTAACACCCTATACCTATTATATGAAGTATCATGATAAGCGCGCGGATCTCATAAATCCCTTTGAATTGTACTGGACGGTCATCTCTAATTTGATCCATAATGTCTATAACTCAGATAGCAAGACGCGCGAGGTGATACTGGATCGTGCAATAAACGGGCTGAAACGATTTAAAAAACGTATGGGAACTAAAAAGTACAACGAAGTTATGCATTTATTTGCTTCCGGAAATCCTCAATTCAATAAAGTCATTCAAAGTATGGTTCGAAAAGCAGATGATGTGGATTTCTTTGATAAACTGCTGCGAGATCATATGATTACGAATCTGAAAAGTGAACGGAAAGAGCAGGAAGACTTTTTAGATACGATCAAAACTGTACGCAATCAGATCAACGATGTACTACCTATTTCCGAAATAGCGAATGCCTCTTTGATGAGAGAGCCGATAATCGAAGCGGCAAATTACAGTCTGCAAAGTGATGGAAAGCGACTAAGGCCAATCATAACTTGGGTCATGGGTGTGAACGAATATGGATTGAATCAGTCGTCCATCGTACCACTTCTGAGATCCTTGGAATATATGCATACGGCATCCCTCATTTTTGACGATATGCCATCCCAGGATAATGCGCCAACGCGTAGAGGGCGTCAAACCCTCCATCAGGTCTATGACATTGCCACAGCTGAATTAACTGGACTTTTCCTGACCCAAAAAGCGGTTGAAGAACAAACAACTCTTGAGCAGTACGACCCGAAAACGGTGCTAAGCTTGATTGGATATTCGTCCAAAATCGTAGGGGATATGTGTAGGGGACAGGCGATGGACTTGGAGTCCAGAGACAAACAATTGACGCTGGAACAATTGAATACGATGTGCTTTTATAAGACTGGAATCGCATTTGAAGCTTCTCTCCTAATGCCTGCAATTCTCGCAAAGGCAACGGAGTTGGAAATGGAAGCTTTGAAAAAATTCGCCCGTCATGCCGGCATTGCATTTCAGATTAAGGACGACCTGCTTGATGTTGAAGGAGATCAGAACGTACTCGGAAAACCCAGTGGAAAAGATGCTGAAAACAACAGTACGACATTTGTATCAATCTTAGGTGTTGTCGGTGCCAGAAACGCGATGTGGGAACATTATTGTTTTGCGATGGAAACGTTGCAAGAAATACCACGTAATACGACTTTTTTGAAGCATTTGTTGAATTATCTAGTGAACCGAGATCATTGA